A section of the Thermocrinis sp. genome encodes:
- a CDS encoding Gfo/Idh/MocA family oxidoreductase — protein sequence MHILVIGLGNMGKKYLLKLEELGKAPVLCDKDPNKAIDDYPFYCHLDEVQEDIGAVIIAVDPKDHVKLARDFLDKGVPVLLEKPPALTYLEFIQIYHYPNLYISEIESFSACLNYFPKNVKTLSIERLGKGKGYISPLWDLAWHDLYLLQRFFKEIEVESLKVGDVWELKGKADGVDFTIRVAWEHPSPARRWIINDGSLLLDFAKEEVWENGNLIHKGNTDKLGAMLKTFLSGRFDGKSRERALKNIILLEGIKY from the coding sequence ATGCATATTCTGGTGATTGGTCTGGGAAACATGGGAAAGAAATATCTACTAAAACTGGAAGAACTTGGGAAAGCACCAGTATTGTGCGATAAAGATCCAAACAAAGCAATAGACGATTACCCCTTTTATTGCCATTTGGATGAAGTGCAGGAGGACATAGGAGCGGTAATAATAGCAGTAGATCCTAAGGACCATGTTAAGCTCGCGAGAGATTTTTTAGATAAGGGGGTTCCTGTGCTTCTTGAGAAGCCCCCAGCTTTGACCTACTTAGAGTTTATACAAATATACCATTATCCCAACCTTTACATCTCTGAGATAGAGAGCTTTTCAGCGTGTTTGAACTACTTTCCAAAGAACGTGAAAACTCTGAGTATTGAAAGACTTGGTAAAGGAAAGGGATATATTTCTCCCCTTTGGGACCTTGCTTGGCACGACTTATATCTACTTCAGAGATTTTTTAAGGAGATAGAAGTTGAGAGTTTAAAGGTGGGTGATGTGTGGGAGTTAAAAGGGAAAGCTGACGGCGTTGATTTTACTATAAGGGTTGCTTGGGAGCATCCAAGCCCAGCCAGGAGGTGGATAATAAACGATGGTTCTTTGTTGCTTGACTTTGCAAAGGAAGAAGTTTGGGAGAATGGGAATCTAATACACAAAGGCAATACGGATAAACTGGGTGCTATGTTAAAAACCTTTCTATCGGGTAGATTTGACGGTAAAAGCAGGGAAAGAGCATTAAAGAACATTATCCTTTTAGAAGGGATAAAATACTAA